The following are encoded in a window of Novosphingobium sp. THN1 genomic DNA:
- a CDS encoding thioredoxin domain-containing protein: MKLARALLLATLPLTLGLAACDKKDAAAGGEVASAEPIAKVPAPAGQSWTETFSVTPEGGYLMGNPDAPIKLVEFGALSCSHCAEFSEKGFPKLRDDYIASGRVSYELRLFLLNALDMPAVLLATCGAPEAVIPLSEQFWAWQPNMFTNLQKDEAAFQQIQNLPADKRFAGIAQLGGMSEFFASRGIAAAQGSSCLADSAKATKLATTNEQWSKEFDITGTPTFFLNGSKTGVASWQELEPLLQKAGAR, encoded by the coding sequence ATGAAACTCGCCCGCGCGCTTCTGCTTGCCACCCTTCCCCTGACGCTCGGCCTTGCCGCCTGTGACAAGAAGGACGCCGCTGCCGGGGGCGAAGTTGCCAGCGCAGAGCCGATTGCCAAGGTGCCGGCTCCTGCAGGCCAGTCGTGGACCGAAACCTTCTCCGTCACGCCTGAGGGTGGTTACCTGATGGGCAATCCCGACGCGCCGATCAAGCTCGTCGAATTCGGCGCGCTGTCGTGCTCGCACTGCGCGGAGTTCTCGGAAAAGGGCTTCCCCAAGCTGCGTGACGACTACATCGCGTCGGGCCGCGTCTCCTATGAACTGCGCCTGTTCCTGCTGAACGCGCTCGACATGCCGGCCGTGCTGCTGGCAACCTGCGGCGCGCCCGAAGCGGTCATTCCGCTTTCCGAACAGTTCTGGGCCTGGCAGCCGAACATGTTCACCAACCTGCAGAAGGACGAAGCCGCCTTCCAGCAGATCCAGAACCTTCCCGCCGACAAGCGCTTTGCAGGCATTGCCCAACTCGGCGGCATGAGCGAATTCTTCGCCTCGCGCGGCATTGCCGCTGCGCAGGGCTCTTCTTGCCTGGCTGACAGCGCCAAGGCCACCAAGCTTGCCACCACCAATGAACAGTGGAGCAAGGAGTTCGACATCACCGGCACGCCGACCTTCTTCCTCAACGGCAGCAAGACCGGCGTTGCCAGCTGGCAGGAACTCGAACCCCTGCTGCAGAAGGCTGGCGCCCGCTAA
- a CDS encoding thioredoxin domain-containing protein, with protein sequence MIRKFVAAAIAATALVATGASGQAARKPAPRPAGGLNWAVTGSVTPEGHHVLGNPAAKLRLIEFVSYTCPHCSHFETESEGQLKIGMIAPGKGAVEVRNFVRDPVDMTVALITNCVPANRFFQLHTAFMRLQPQWIGPLANSTEAQRQRWTTGTFASRTRAIASDFKFYDFMAARGMDRQAMDRCLSNEALANKLAQRTNDAAEKLGVTGTPSFMIDGILLAGTHDWDSLRPQILARMN encoded by the coding sequence ATGATCCGCAAGTTTGTAGCAGCAGCGATTGCCGCCACCGCGCTCGTTGCAACGGGCGCATCGGGGCAGGCAGCCAGAAAGCCTGCGCCCCGCCCCGCAGGTGGCCTCAACTGGGCCGTCACCGGCTCCGTCACGCCCGAGGGCCATCACGTCCTCGGCAACCCCGCCGCCAAGCTGCGCCTGATCGAGTTCGTCAGCTACACCTGCCCGCACTGCTCGCATTTCGAGACCGAGTCCGAAGGCCAGCTCAAGATCGGCATGATCGCTCCGGGCAAGGGCGCAGTCGAAGTGCGCAATTTCGTGCGCGATCCAGTGGACATGACCGTGGCGCTGATCACCAATTGCGTGCCCGCCAACCGCTTCTTCCAGCTGCACACCGCGTTCATGCGCCTGCAACCGCAGTGGATCGGCCCGCTTGCCAACTCGACCGAGGCCCAGCGCCAGCGCTGGACCACCGGCACTTTCGCCAGCCGCACCCGCGCCATCGCCAGCGACTTCAAGTTCTATGACTTCATGGCGGCCCGTGGCATGGACCGGCAGGCCATGGACCGCTGCCTGTCGAACGAGGCACTGGCCAACAAGCTTGCCCAGCGCACCAACGATGCTGCCGAGAAGCTCGGCGTCACCGGCACGCCCAGCTTCATGATCGACGGCATCCTGCTTGCCGGCACGCACGACTGGGACTCACTTCGCCCTCAGATCCTCGCGCGGATGAACTGA
- a CDS encoding A/G-specific adenine glycosylase, producing the protein MQAREEAAKSFDPEAIAPLLLAWYDANARRLPWRRLPGEERQDPYKVWLSEVMLQQTTVAAVGPYFSKFTQVWPTVADLAAADDGDVMAAWAGLGYYARARNLLACARAVAARGGRFPDTEAGLRELPGLGEYTAAAVAAIAFGRRAVVVDANVERVVARLFAIDEPLPAGKAAIRFAAGQVTPEERAGDFAQGMMDLGATICTARSPRCLLCPLREGCRGYAQGSPERLPVKAAKKAKPLRTGRAYWVEREGKVLLVRRPGRGMLGGMRALPDDGWSAKGDGPDGLEGEWRPGGVVRHGFTHFDLELQLMLPVQPQAVSLPEGEWWPVETIEAAGLPTVFAKAARLAVAGRTD; encoded by the coding sequence ATGCAAGCCAGAGAGGAAGCCGCAAAGTCATTCGATCCGGAGGCAATCGCCCCGTTGCTGCTTGCGTGGTACGATGCCAACGCGCGCCGCCTGCCGTGGCGACGTTTGCCGGGTGAGGAGCGGCAGGACCCCTACAAGGTGTGGCTGTCCGAGGTCATGCTGCAGCAGACTACGGTGGCGGCGGTGGGGCCGTACTTTTCGAAGTTCACCCAAGTCTGGCCGACGGTGGCCGATCTTGCGGCAGCAGACGACGGCGACGTGATGGCGGCGTGGGCGGGGCTGGGCTACTATGCCCGCGCGCGCAATCTCCTGGCCTGTGCGCGGGCCGTGGCGGCAAGGGGCGGGCGTTTTCCCGATACGGAAGCCGGTTTGCGCGAATTGCCTGGGCTGGGCGAATACACAGCTGCTGCCGTGGCCGCGATTGCGTTCGGGCGGCGCGCGGTGGTGGTCGATGCCAATGTCGAGCGGGTGGTGGCGCGGCTGTTCGCGATCGACGAGCCGCTGCCTGCGGGCAAGGCGGCGATCCGTTTTGCCGCCGGGCAGGTGACGCCCGAGGAGCGCGCCGGAGATTTCGCGCAAGGGATGATGGATCTGGGCGCAACGATCTGCACCGCCAGATCTCCGCGCTGCCTGCTGTGTCCATTGCGCGAGGGATGCCGTGGTTACGCGCAAGGTTCGCCCGAGCGGCTGCCGGTGAAGGCTGCGAAGAAGGCCAAGCCGCTGCGAACCGGTAGGGCCTATTGGGTGGAGCGCGAGGGCAAGGTCCTGCTGGTGCGTCGGCCCGGGCGCGGGATGCTGGGCGGGATGCGGGCGCTTCCGGACGATGGCTGGTCAGCCAAGGGCGACGGTCCGGACGGCCTGGAGGGAGAGTGGCGCCCGGGCGGGGTGGTCCGCCATGGCTTCACGCATTTCGATCTCGAATTGCAATTGATGCTTCCGGTTCAGCCGCAAGCGGTTAGTCTGCCGGAGGGAGAATGGTGGCCGGTCGAGACAATCGAGGCTGCCGGATTGCCGACCGTGTTCGCCAAGGCGGCGCGGCTGGCCGTCGCTGGAAGGACAGACTGA